Proteins encoded by one window of Martelella endophytica:
- a CDS encoding bifunctional ADP-dependent NAD(P)H-hydrate dehydratase/NAD(P)H-hydrate epimerase, protein MILLTPDEMGAADRLAAESGIDSYGLMVKAGYAVAASALKHFATVRRAIVLAGPGNNGGDGYVVARALAESGMDVAIHALGDPDKLKGDARTARFECPIEPQSLEAYLPQAGDLVIDALFGAGLARPLSGAVTALIEAIGRKGVPVLAVDLPSGLSGATGAPLGAAFHATRTVTFMAPKPGHYLLPGRDLCGVLEVADIGIPMRIVRAAQGGKLSVNSPALWRAALPHSAAGAHKFSRGHLGVFSGPAGKTGAARLSAMAGIRCGAGLVTLAVPASAEAEVAAHQTAIMQRRLDEADDLRDWLADRRLSAFVIGPGFGADARAREFVQALAERPTVIDADGISAFAEAPDELFVTLGRFAPHCVLTPHQGEFSRLFPDIAADDDCGKVEKARAASARAHAVVLYKGADTVIAAPDGRAAINANAPPWLATAGSGDVLAGIIGGLLAQGMEAFEAACAGAFLHGEAGSRAGEGLTAEDLPGHLPPLSAFS, encoded by the coding sequence ATGATTTTGCTGACACCGGACGAAATGGGCGCGGCCGACCGGCTGGCCGCCGAAAGCGGAATCGATAGCTACGGGCTGATGGTGAAGGCGGGCTACGCGGTCGCCGCTTCGGCGCTGAAGCACTTCGCAACCGTCCGGCGCGCGATCGTGTTGGCCGGGCCAGGTAATAATGGCGGCGACGGCTATGTTGTCGCACGGGCCCTCGCAGAATCCGGTATGGACGTTGCCATCCATGCGCTCGGTGATCCTGACAAGCTGAAGGGCGATGCGCGCACCGCCCGTTTTGAATGCCCCATCGAGCCGCAATCGCTTGAGGCCTATTTGCCGCAAGCCGGAGACCTGGTGATCGATGCGCTGTTCGGGGCAGGGTTGGCGCGGCCGCTTTCCGGGGCTGTCACCGCGCTGATCGAGGCTATCGGCCGGAAGGGCGTGCCGGTGCTTGCCGTCGACCTGCCTTCGGGACTTTCGGGCGCAACCGGCGCGCCGCTGGGCGCAGCCTTCCACGCAACCCGCACCGTCACCTTCATGGCGCCGAAGCCGGGGCATTATCTCTTGCCCGGCCGCGACCTTTGCGGCGTGCTGGAGGTCGCCGATATCGGCATTCCGATGCGGATCGTCAGGGCCGCTCAGGGCGGCAAGCTTTCGGTCAACAGCCCGGCACTCTGGCGCGCGGCGCTGCCGCATTCGGCCGCCGGCGCGCACAAGTTCAGTCGTGGGCACCTCGGCGTTTTCAGTGGCCCTGCCGGCAAGACCGGCGCGGCAAGACTTTCGGCGATGGCGGGAATCAGGTGCGGCGCCGGGCTGGTCACGCTGGCCGTTCCGGCTTCGGCGGAGGCCGAGGTCGCTGCCCACCAGACCGCCATCATGCAGCGCAGGCTCGACGAGGCCGACGATCTTCGGGACTGGCTCGCCGACCGGCGCCTCTCGGCTTTCGTGATCGGGCCCGGTTTCGGCGCCGATGCACGGGCACGCGAATTTGTCCAGGCGCTCGCCGAACGGCCGACTGTGATCGATGCCGATGGCATCAGTGCTTTTGCGGAGGCGCCGGACGAATTGTTCGTGACACTCGGCCGTTTCGCGCCGCATTGCGTTTTGACGCCGCACCAGGGCGAGTTTTCCCGGCTGTTTCCGGATATCGCCGCCGATGACGACTGCGGCAAGGTGGAGAAGGCGCGCGCAGCGAGCGCTCGCGCCCATGCCGTCGTGCTCTACAAGGGCGCCGACACGGTGATTGCCGCGCCGGATGGCCGGGCGGCAATCAATGCCAATGCCCCGCCCTGGCTCGCGACCGCCGGCTCCGGCGATGTGCTCGCCGGCATCATCGGCGGCCTCCTGGCCCAGGGCATGGAGGCCTTCGAAGCGGCCTGCGCCGGCGCCTTCCTGCATGGGGAAGCCGGGAGCCGGGCGGGCGAGGGGCTGACGGCAGAGGACCTGCCGGGCCATTTGCCGCCGCTCAGCGCGTTCAGCTGA
- a CDS encoding P-II family nitrogen regulator gives MKKIEAIIKPFKLDEVKEALQEVGLQGITVTEAKGFGRQKGHTELYRGAEYVVDFLPKVKVEVVLADENVDAVIEAIRNAAQTGRIGDGKIFVSNVEGVVRIRTGETGVDAI, from the coding sequence ATGAAAAAGATCGAAGCGATCATCAAACCTTTCAAGCTTGACGAAGTGAAGGAAGCCCTTCAGGAAGTCGGCTTGCAGGGAATCACTGTCACGGAAGCAAAAGGCTTCGGGCGCCAGAAGGGTCACACGGAACTTTACCGTGGCGCCGAATATGTCGTCGACTTTCTTCCCAAAGTCAAAGTCGAGGTCGTGCTGGCGGACGAGAACGTGGACGCTGTTATCGAGGCCATCCGCAACGCCGCCCAGACCGGACGCATCGGCGACGGAAAGATCTTCGTTTCCAACGTCGAAGGCGTCGTCCGCATCCGTACCGGTGAGACCGGTGTAGACGCCATCTGA
- the glnA gene encoding type I glutamate--ammonia ligase, which produces MTTAAEIMKQIKDNDVKFVDLRFTDPKGKLQHVTMDVSAVDEDMFADGIMFDGSSIAGWKAINESDMVLMPDAETAHMDPFFAQSTMAVFCDILEPLTGEAYNRDPRGTAKKAEAYLKSTGIGDTTYFGPEPEFFVFDDVRFAADPYNTGFKLDSSELPSNQDTEYEVGNMGHRPRTKGGYFPVPPVDSVQDMRSEMLTVLAEMGITVEKHHHEVASAQHELCMVFDTLTRMADKTQIYKYGVHQVANAYGKTATFMPKPVFGDNGSGMHVHQSIWKDGKPTFAGDEYAGLSETCLFYIGGIIKHAKAINAFTNPLTNSYKRLVPGYEAPVLLAYSARNRSASCRIPFGSSPKAKRVEVRFPDPGANPYLAFAALMMAGLDGIKNKLHPGEAMDKDLYDLPKEELKEIPTVCGSLREALETLDKDREFLTAGGVFDDDQIDAYIELKMEEVMRFEMTPHPVEFDMYYSV; this is translated from the coding sequence ATGACGACAGCTGCTGAAATCATGAAACAAATCAAGGACAACGACGTCAAGTTCGTCGACCTGCGCTTTACCGATCCGAAGGGCAAGCTGCAGCACGTGACGATGGACGTATCGGCTGTCGATGAGGACATGTTTGCTGATGGCATCATGTTCGACGGTTCGTCCATCGCCGGCTGGAAGGCGATCAACGAGTCCGACATGGTGCTGATGCCCGACGCCGAGACGGCCCACATGGACCCGTTCTTCGCGCAGTCCACCATGGCTGTCTTCTGCGACATCCTTGAGCCGCTCACCGGCGAAGCCTACAACCGCGACCCGCGCGGCACGGCCAAGAAGGCCGAAGCCTACCTGAAGTCCACCGGCATCGGCGACACCACCTATTTCGGCCCCGAGCCCGAATTCTTCGTCTTTGATGACGTTCGTTTCGCTGCCGATCCCTACAACACCGGTTTCAAGCTCGACAGCAGCGAACTGCCGTCGAACCAGGACACCGAGTACGAAGTCGGCAACATGGGCCACCGCCCGCGTACCAAGGGCGGCTACTTCCCGGTCCCGCCGGTCGACAGCGTTCAGGACATGCGTTCGGAAATGCTCACGGTTCTCGCCGAAATGGGCATCACCGTTGAAAAGCATCACCACGAAGTTGCCTCCGCCCAGCACGAACTCTGCATGGTGTTCGACACGCTGACCCGCATGGCCGACAAGACCCAGATCTACAAGTACGGCGTCCACCAGGTTGCCAATGCTTACGGCAAGACGGCAACCTTCATGCCGAAGCCGGTCTTCGGCGACAACGGCTCGGGCATGCACGTTCACCAGTCGATCTGGAAGGACGGCAAGCCGACCTTCGCTGGTGATGAATATGCCGGCCTGTCGGAAACCTGCCTGTTCTATATCGGCGGCATCATCAAGCACGCCAAGGCCATCAACGCCTTCACCAACCCGCTGACCAACTCCTACAAGCGTCTGGTCCCGGGCTACGAAGCACCGGTTCTGCTGGCCTACTCGGCCCGCAACCGTTCGGCCTCGTGCCGTATTCCGTTCGGCTCCTCGCCGAAGGCCAAGCGCGTTGAAGTCCGCTTCCCCGATCCGGGCGCGAACCCCTACCTCGCCTTTGCCGCTCTGATGATGGCTGGCCTCGACGGCATCAAGAACAAGCTCCATCCGGGCGAAGCCATGGACAAGGACCTGTACGACCTGCCGAAGGAAGAGCTCAAGGAAATCCCGACCGTTTGCGGCTCGCTGCGCGAAGCTCTGGAAACGCTCGACAAGGACCGCGAGTTCCTGACCGCCGGCGGCGTGTTCGACGACGACCAGATCGATGCTTACATCGAACTGAAGATGGAAGAAGTGATGCGTTTCGAAATGACCCCGCATCCGGTCGAATTCGACATGTACTACTCGGTCTGA
- the hspQ gene encoding heat shock protein HspQ, which translates to MKIRDAKFNLGDVVRHRTLPFRGVVFDVDAEYARTEEWYQSLPPEIRPDKNQPFYHLVAENDEKGYVAYVSEANLVVDTSGEPLRNPQVGEIFTLSENGHLSPRYSVCH; encoded by the coding sequence ATGAAGATACGTGACGCGAAATTCAATCTCGGCGACGTCGTTCGCCACCGCACCCTGCCCTTCCGTGGCGTGGTCTTCGATGTCGACGCCGAATATGCCCGTACCGAGGAGTGGTATCAGTCGCTCCCGCCGGAGATCCGTCCGGACAAGAACCAGCCGTTCTATCACCTCGTCGCCGAAAACGACGAGAAGGGCTATGTGGCCTATGTCTCGGAAGCGAACCTTGTGGTCGATACCAGCGGCGAGCCGCTGCGCAACCCGCAGGTGGGCGAGATTTTCACATTGAGCGAAAACGGCCATCTCTCGCCGCGTTATTCCGTCTGCCACTGA
- a CDS encoding invasion associated locus B family protein, whose amino-acid sequence MVSRASTLKHVAACVFAIAGLTAAGASAQEQQQPAPQQQNGGIPQQGWFKTCNDNGSNKVCIVQNYARAENGQILTAVGLIRPEGGSGQAMIQVTVPTFRLIPAGVGVQIDTSAPQKLDYAVCTNEQCIAQAPLTDAMINAMKRGGKVTFTSVNLRQQPNPVELTLSGFTAAFDGDPISQPDLVESQRNLDESIKKMADDRRKKIEEAQQNAAAGAAAPASGN is encoded by the coding sequence ATGGTTTCACGAGCCAGTACACTGAAGCATGTCGCGGCTTGCGTTTTCGCCATCGCCGGGCTCACGGCAGCGGGCGCTTCCGCGCAGGAGCAGCAGCAGCCGGCGCCGCAGCAGCAGAATGGTGGCATTCCGCAGCAGGGCTGGTTCAAGACCTGCAATGATAACGGCAGCAACAAGGTCTGCATCGTGCAGAACTATGCCCGCGCCGAAAACGGCCAGATCCTGACGGCCGTTGGCCTTATCCGCCCCGAAGGCGGTTCCGGCCAGGCCATGATCCAGGTCACTGTCCCGACCTTCCGCCTGATTCCCGCCGGGGTTGGCGTGCAGATCGACACCTCCGCGCCGCAGAAGCTCGACTACGCGGTTTGCACCAACGAGCAGTGCATCGCCCAGGCGCCGCTGACCGACGCCATGATCAATGCCATGAAGCGCGGCGGCAAGGTCACCTTCACCTCCGTCAACCTGCGCCAGCAGCCTAACCCGGTAGAGCTGACGCTTTCCGGCTTCACGGCCGCCTTTGACGGCGATCCGATCAGCCAGCCCGACCTGGTTGAAAGCCAGCGCAACCTGGATGAATCGATCAAGAAGATGGCCGACGACCGCCGCAAGAAGATCGAGGAAGCCCAGCAGAACGCCGCAGCCGGCGCCGCTGCCCCGGCCTCCGGCAACTGA
- a CDS encoding extracellular solute-binding protein, producing the protein MRFLLTLFAAAALAGAASAEPLYGIAMHGDPALPPDYSHFSYVNPDVKKGGEITYGVVGSFDALNPFVLKGMRSSARGTWEEEIGHLVYEPLMQRSRDEPFTLYGLLAETVEWDDERSFIQFNLNPDAKWSDGEPVTPEDVIFTFNLLDEKGRPPYNRRLRQVEKMEKVGEHSVRFTFNENADRETPLIFALMPVFPEHAINKDTFDTDTMAVPVGSGPYLIDNVEPGQSIVYKRDPNYWGKDLPSMVGFANYDKITVEYYLQNSTLFEAFKKGAVDVYIDDDPGHWSRAYDFPAASNGSVVKDEFKPAIPTGMQGFVFNTRRPMFSDPRVREALSDVFDFEWVNRTLFDGVYQRTESYWQNSQLGAYGNPATDSEKALLGEAANALDPAILAGDYAMPVTDGSGADRKVLGAAVKLLGEAGYKIANGKMTGPDGSPLAFEVMTTSSAQEKLALAYQHSLKLIGVDLAVRTVDDAQYQKRLNTFDYDMIILATPGFWYQSSLSPGAEQVWRWDSRSRDVEGTFNFAGIANPDIDRMIADMLAARSTEDFTDSVRALDRLLVNGHYVLPLYHRDGQWVARWQHIAHPEKTPVYGYQFPTWWDESIQ; encoded by the coding sequence ATGCGCTTTCTCCTCACTCTCTTCGCCGCTGCCGCACTTGCAGGTGCTGCCAGCGCCGAACCGCTCTACGGCATCGCCATGCACGGCGACCCAGCGCTGCCGCCGGACTACTCGCATTTCAGCTACGTCAATCCGGATGTCAAGAAGGGCGGCGAGATTACCTATGGGGTGGTCGGTTCATTCGATGCGCTCAATCCCTTCGTGCTGAAAGGCATGCGCTCCTCGGCGCGCGGCACCTGGGAAGAGGAGATCGGTCACCTGGTCTACGAGCCGCTGATGCAGCGTTCACGCGACGAGCCGTTCACGCTTTACGGCTTGCTGGCCGAAACAGTCGAATGGGATGACGAACGCAGCTTCATCCAGTTCAATCTCAATCCGGATGCGAAGTGGTCGGATGGCGAGCCGGTGACGCCGGAAGATGTCATCTTCACCTTCAACCTGCTCGATGAAAAGGGCCGTCCGCCCTATAACCGTCGTCTCAGGCAGGTGGAGAAGATGGAAAAGGTCGGCGAGCACAGCGTCCGCTTCACCTTCAACGAGAATGCCGACCGCGAGACCCCGCTGATCTTCGCGCTGATGCCGGTGTTCCCCGAACATGCGATCAACAAGGACACGTTCGACACCGACACGATGGCCGTGCCCGTCGGCTCCGGTCCCTATCTGATCGACAACGTCGAGCCCGGCCAGAGCATCGTATACAAGCGCGATCCGAATTACTGGGGCAAGGACCTGCCCTCGATGGTCGGCTTCGCCAATTACGACAAGATCACGGTTGAATACTATCTGCAGAACTCGACGCTGTTCGAGGCCTTCAAGAAGGGCGCGGTCGATGTCTATATCGATGACGATCCGGGACACTGGTCACGCGCCTATGACTTTCCGGCCGCAAGCAACGGCAGCGTGGTCAAGGACGAGTTCAAGCCGGCCATCCCCACCGGCATGCAGGGCTTTGTCTTCAACACCCGCCGCCCGATGTTCTCCGACCCCAGGGTTCGCGAGGCGCTCTCGGATGTCTTCGACTTCGAATGGGTGAACCGGACGCTGTTCGACGGTGTCTACCAGCGCACCGAAAGCTATTGGCAGAATTCGCAGCTCGGCGCCTATGGCAACCCGGCGACCGACAGCGAGAAGGCCCTCCTCGGTGAGGCTGCAAACGCGCTCGACCCCGCGATCCTCGCCGGTGATTATGCCATGCCGGTGACCGATGGCTCGGGAGCCGACCGCAAGGTGCTGGGCGCGGCCGTGAAATTGCTTGGCGAGGCCGGCTACAAGATTGCCAACGGCAAGATGACCGGGCCGGATGGAAGCCCCCTCGCCTTCGAGGTGATGACGACATCTTCGGCCCAGGAAAAACTCGCGCTTGCCTATCAGCATTCGCTGAAGCTCATCGGTGTCGATCTCGCAGTCCGCACCGTCGATGACGCGCAGTATCAGAAGCGCCTCAACACCTTCGACTACGACATGATCATCCTCGCCACTCCCGGCTTCTGGTATCAGTCGTCGCTGTCGCCGGGCGCCGAGCAGGTCTGGCGCTGGGATTCGCGCTCGCGCGATGTCGAAGGCACGTTCAACTTCGCCGGCATTGCCAATCCGGATATCGACCGGATGATTGCCGACATGCTGGCCGCCCGCTCGACCGAGGATTTTACTGATTCCGTGCGGGCCCTTGACCGGCTTCTGGTCAACGGCCATTACGTGCTGCCGCTCTATCACCGCGACGGTCAATGGGTTGCCCGCTGGCAGCATATCGCCCATCCGGAGAAGACGCCGGTCTACGGCTACCAGTTCCCGACCTGGTGGGACGAGAGCATTCAGTAG
- a CDS encoding DsbA family oxidoreductase, whose protein sequence is MKTVTVDAIVDVVCPWCYLGKARLDRAIQSLSGDVEVVVQWRPFELDPTVPPEGVDNHAMLAEKMGSPIRRDEIHAQITALGEELGIKFDFAKIAIRPNTLDAHRLLLWAHTESIAMQNKVIDRLYRANFEEGRNIGDHGVLADIAAEAGMDRDMVARLLATDADRETVKTEIAHAQDIGVTGVPFFVFNSQYALSGAQPVEVMQNALQQLADA, encoded by the coding sequence ATGAAAACCGTTACCGTCGACGCCATCGTCGATGTCGTCTGCCCGTGGTGCTACCTCGGCAAGGCGCGGCTCGACCGCGCCATTCAAAGCCTAAGCGGCGATGTCGAGGTGGTGGTGCAATGGCGCCCCTTCGAGCTCGATCCGACCGTTCCGCCCGAAGGCGTGGACAACCATGCCATGCTCGCCGAGAAGATGGGCAGCCCCATCCGTCGCGATGAAATTCATGCGCAGATCACGGCGCTTGGCGAGGAGCTCGGCATCAAGTTCGATTTTGCGAAGATCGCAATCCGGCCGAACACGCTCGATGCGCATCGCCTGCTGCTCTGGGCGCACACGGAGAGCATCGCCATGCAGAACAAGGTCATCGACAGGCTTTATCGTGCGAATTTCGAGGAAGGCCGCAATATCGGCGACCATGGCGTTCTTGCGGATATTGCCGCGGAAGCCGGCATGGACCGCGACATGGTCGCACGACTGCTCGCCACCGATGCGGACCGCGAGACCGTGAAGACCGAGATCGCCCACGCCCAGGACATCGGCGTCACCGGCGTGCCCTTCTTCGTGTTCAACAGCCAGTATGCGTTGAGCGGCGCCCAGCCGGTGGAAGTGATGCAGAATGCATTGCAGCAGCTTGCGGATGCCTGA